The following coding sequences are from one Macrobrachium rosenbergii isolate ZJJX-2024 chromosome 36, ASM4041242v1, whole genome shotgun sequence window:
- the LOC136856535 gene encoding uncharacterized protein codes for MEDIAEIRELIETCRAIVAAFGDEELQVPQTPEAWQEVAHGFEEQWNFPHIIGAIDGKHIRLRNTPRSGAHYSNYKKFYSMVLLAVADASYNFLYVDLGAIGSESDGGVFAQTRLGEMLLQQEANLPNLMPCQST; via the exons atggaggACATTGCTGAAATTCGTGAACTTATAG agacctgcagggccattgttgctgcctttggggatgaggaactgcaggtgccacaaacacctgaagcttggcaggaggttgcacaTGGTTTTGAGGAGCAGTGGAACTTCCCCCAcataattggagctatagatggcaaACATATTAGACTCCGTAACACTCCCCGAAGCGGTGCGCATTACtccaactacaagaagttctactccatggtattacttgcagttgctgatgcttcatacaattTCCTATATGTCGACctgggtgccattgggtcagagtcagacggtggtgtatttgcccagacccgactgggtgaaatgctgttgcaacaggaagcaaatcttcccaaCCTGATGCCCTGCCAGTCAACCTAA